One stretch of Sardina pilchardus chromosome 17, fSarPil1.1, whole genome shotgun sequence DNA includes these proteins:
- the bltp3b gene encoding UHRF1-binding protein 1-like has translation MAGLIKKQILKHLSRFAKNLSPDKINLSTLKGEGQLTNLELDEETLQNMLDLPTWLAINKVFCNKAAIRIPWTKLKTHPISLSLDKVEMEMSTCDEPRPPNGPSPIATASGQSEYGFAEKVVEGISLSINSIVIRISAKAFNASFELSQLQVYSVNTSWAQSDLRFTRIQDPTRGEILTFKEVSWQMIRIEADAIQSGEHEVLSAPIRLITNQSKIRVTLKRRVKDCNVVASKLILILDDLLWVLTDSQLKAMVQYAKSLSEAMEKSAQQRKSMASENSEVASPPPTAQQVRAQQSSAAADQNATMARLFSAYDVCETSHHLQITHLDLHICDDIHTKDRVMNKGITGGAMQLSFSSITLDYYPLHRAGESCLHWMHYSEATKAREGWARSLLEEFRSNVDLLKTALKDHQSASGQSQGSPQHGKISTSSSTNFSPPPPPRTQLMSSSFVLRMADFSIYQVSTADQVRSSPKAMISCNKKSLYLPQEMPAIHAELTEYYFPDGKDYPIPCPNLYVQLNALQLVLDPRSLVWLNVFALDLRQSLEQFMQIYKLNDSQKPDEHVDIRVDGLMLKLVIPAELDPDTPADLPRQLAVQTSEMVATNTRHSPPCSRSSLEALLQAFQEESFFTSSSSSSSSSSTSTSSSNPLFPRSSDALPVLHPVFQRHAHERDTRLHEVYRREVAPSLTADALKAPAATDVWAVSFSQFWADFEGARSAPRAGSGSGSGSGRSRPTPFVDSFPLAMWVCQPARHAQHTQRLKAGAGPDPARMQRKRLLKEYYSMDAAAASSPSPGNAASASPSPSSSSSLPGNGLRKPCSLDSLGTDASSSSSSSSSSSSSSPVQPDVQVLVQVQKALSAQLNHQQYVFLMRLQRTMKQLQQTLQQDMERIRSSANPNAGATQRQQQELAEPSPFSVCVGVQMKSAEVSLLLKPVPDPNPPSTGAASPLGSDLSPSDSRGSIEGADRPSNGAAATSAATTTAKSSCSVEQLLCAPASDGMPAPLLPPPPHPQPSSSSSSSASPAGRKGSLEERRTSLGATVRRSSAEERRDAAAAMEPVLEGQGGAPEGKAQQSELSGDTLGPLDPLSDPLSKDWNENKGRMPQSMSSGRLMRDRSQSSFSVSYKTMKKSPSLQSLDNISIDSYMMEDGDAYSLLERDDVSMSGFKDALSENSTAESANEAMVPAADGAVSPDAVSATSQSIDEPTKDMVSVLVLKVNSVCGSLDVRGENTAVALEVGQVRPNQLGNVSLRQYLSNRSLGSGSESNAGRGRSRPEVQVRLESGPSAAAHSPLSEHNGFLQCRLSALSADLLMSTLQNLGHFVEDSSESQVLPMEISVRDVHVNLKDDGPRENTSDPEPTPIALHVDNLLIHRKDDGSFSMGLDRTAEKAPPKTAPLIDSKLSSVPELPVGVPSEQKATQTNPMSPTTYTPSNTEKMLIDENECLKLELSRAKMALAEAQMEKDSLLHHMKNLKLASGGGTS, from the exons tGAATATGGCTTTGCGGAGAAGGTGGTGGAGggcatctctctgtccatcaaCTCCATAGTGATCCGGATCAGTGCCAAGGCCTTCAACGCCTCCTTCGAGCTCTCCCAGCTACAGGTGTACAGCGTCAACACCAGCTGGGCCCAGAGCGACCTGAGATTCACCAggatacaggacccgacccgcggggag ATCCTGACCTTTAAGGAGGTGAGCTGGCAGATGATCCGCATCGAGGCCGACGCCATCCAGAGCGGCGAGCACGAGGTCCTGAGCGCCCCCATCAGACTCATCACCAACCAGTCCAAGATCAGAGTCACGCTCAAGAGACGG GTGAAGGACTGTAACGTGGTGGCGTCCAAGCTGATCCTGATCCTGGACGACCTGCTGTGGGTTCTGACGGACTCTCAGCTGAAGGCCATGGTCCAGTACGCCAAGTCCCTGAGTGAAGCCATGGAGAAGTCCGCCCAGCAGCGCAAGAGCATGGCCTCAGAGAACTCGGag GTGGCATCGCCGCCCCCTACAGCCCAGCAGGTGCGCGCGCAGCAGAGCTCAGCGGCGGCGGACCAGAACGCCACCATGGCCCGCCTCTTCAGCGCGTACGACGTGTGCGAGACCTCGCACCACCTGCAGATCACACACCTGGACCTGCACATCTGCGATGACATCCACACCAAGGACAGAG TGATGAATAAGGGCATCACGGGCGGAGCCATGCAGCTCTCCTTCAGCTCCATCACCCTGGACTACTACCCCCTCCACAGGGCAG GTGAGAGCTGTCTGCACTGGATGCACTACAGCGAGGCGACGAAGGCGCGCGAGGGCTGGGCCCGCAGCCTCCTGGAGGAGTTCCGCTCCAACGTGGACCTGCTCAAGACCGCCCTCAAGGACCACCAGAGCGCCAGCGGCCAGTCACAGGGCTCCCCGCAGCATG GGAAGATCTCCACCAGCTCCAGCACCaacttctcccctcctcctccgccccgcACACAGCTCATGTCCAGCTCCTTCGTCCTGCGCATGGCCGACTTCAGCATCTACCAG gtgtccaCAGCAGACCAGGTGCGCTCCAGCCCCAAGGCCATGATCTCCTGCAATAAGAAGTCCCTGTACCTGCCGCAGGAGATGCCCGCCATCCACGCCGAGCTCACCGAGTACTACTTCCCCGACGGCAAAGACTACCCCA tccCGTGTCCTAACCTGTATGTGCAGCTGAATGCGCTGCAGCTGGTGCTGGACCCGCGCAGCCTGGTGTGGCTCAACGTGTTTGCGCTGGACCTGCGCCAGAGCCTGGAGCAGTTCATGCAGATCTACAAGCTCAACGACTCCCAGAAGCCCGACGAGCACGTGGACATCAGGGTGGACGGACTCATGCtcaag ctGGTGATCCCGGCCGAGCTGGACCCCGACACCCCTGCGGATCTCCCGCGGCAGCTGGCGGTGCAGACGTCCGAGATGGTGGCCACCAACACGCGCCACTCGCCCCCCTGCTCGCGCTCCAGCCTGGAGGCCCTGCTGCAGGCCTTCCAGGAGGAGtccttcttcacctcctcctcctcctcctcctcttcctcctccacctccacctcctcttccaaTCCCCTCTTCCCGCGCTCCTCCGACGCGCTCCCGGTCCTGCACCCGGTCTTCCAGCGGCACGCGCACGAGCGCGACACGCGGCTCCACGAGGTGTACCGGCGCGAGGTCGCCCCCTCGCTCACGGCCGACGCGCTCAAGGCGCCGGCCGCCACCGACGTCTGGGCCGTCAGCTTCTCGCAGTTCTGGGCCGACTTCGAGGGCGCGCGCTCCGcgccgcgggccggatccggatCCGGCTCGGGCTCGGGCCGCAGCCGGCCCACGCCCTTCGTGGACTCCTTCCCGCTGGCCATGTGGGTGTGCCAGCCGGCGCGCCACGCGCAGCACACGCAGCGGCTCAAGGCCGGCGCCGGCCCGGACCCGGCCCGCATGCAGCGGAAGCGGTTGCTCAAGGAGTACTACAGCATGGACGCCGCCGCTGCATCCTCGCCGTCGCCAGGCAACGCAGCATCcgcatccccatccccatcctcctcctcctccttgcccGGGAACGGCCTCCGCAAGCCGTGCTCGCTGGACAGTCTCGGAACAGACGcgtcttcatcctcctcctcttcctcctcctcctcctcctcctcacctgtgcAGCCGGACGTGCAGGTGTTGGTGCAGGTGCAGAAGGCCCTGAGCGCGCAGCTCAACCACCAGCAGTACGTGTTCCTGATGCGGCTGCAGCGCACCATGAAGCAGCTCCAGCAGACCCTGCAGCAGGACATGGAGCGCATCCGCAGCAGCGCCAACCCCAACGCCGGCGCCACCCAGAGGCAACAGCAG GAGCTCGCGGAGCCGTCCCCGTTCAGCGTGTGCGTGGGCGTCCAGATGAAGAGCGCCGAGGTGTCCCTGCTCCTGAAGCCCGTGCccgaccccaacccccccagcaCGGGCGCCGCCAGCCCGCTCGGCTCCGACCTCTCGCCCTCCGACAGCCGCGGCAGCATCGAGGGCGCCGACCGGCCCTCCAACGGAGCAGCGGCGACATCGGCGGCCACGACGACGGCGAAGTCCTCCTGCTCGGTGGAGCAGCTCCTCTGCGCGCCGGCCAGCGACGGAATGCCGGCGccgctcctccctcctcctcctcatcctcagccttcttcgtcgtcctcctcctccgcctcgccGGCCGGCAGGAAGGGCTCGCTGGAGGAGCGGCGGACGAGCCTCGGGGCCACCGTGAGGCGCTCCAGCGCCGAGGAGCGGAGagatgccgccgccgccatggAGCCCGTGCTGGAGGGGCAGGGGGGCGCGCCCGAGGGCAAGGCCCAGCAGAGTGAGCTCTCAGGGGACACGCTGGGGCCCCTGGACCCCCTGAGCGACCCGCTCTCCAAGGACTGGAACGAGAACAAAGGCAGGATGCCCCAGTCCATGTCCAG tggcaGGCTGATGAGGGATCGATCCCAGTCCAGTTTCTCCGTGTCGTACAAGACCATGAAGAagagtccctctctccagtcgCTGGACAACATCTCCATAGACAGCTACATGATGGAGGACGGAGACGCCTACAGCCTGCTGGAGAGAG atgatGTGTCTATGTCAGGCTTCAAAGACGCTTTGAGCGAGAACAGCACAGCGGAGAGCGCCAACGAAGCGATGGTGCCCGCTGCAGATGGCGCCGTCTCGCCTGATGCCGTCAGTGCCACCTCGCAGAGCATCGACGAGCCCACCAAAGACATG GTGTCGGTTCTGGTTCTGAAGGTGAACTCGGTGTGCGGTTCTCTGGACGTGCGGGGTGAGAACACGGCGGTGGCTCTGGAGGTCGGGCAGGTGCGGCCCAATCAGCTGGGCAACGTCAGCCTGAGGCAGTACCTCAGCAACCGCAGCCTCG GCTCCGGTTCCGAGTCCAACGCCGGGCGGGGTCGCTCGCGGCCGGAGGTGCAGGTGCGTCTGGAGTCGGGTCCGAGCGCCGCCGCCCACTCGCCGCTGTCGGAGCACAACGGCTTCCTGCAGTGCCGTCTGAGCGCGCTCAGTGCCGACCTGCTCATGTCCACGCTGCAGAACCTGGGCCACTTCGTGGAGGACAGCTCCGAGTCCCAGGTGCTGCCCATGGAGATCAGCGTCAGGGACGTCCACGTCAACCTCAAG GATGATGGTCCCCGTGAGAACACGTCAGACCCTGAGCCGACGCCCATCGCTCTGCACGTTGACAACCTGCTCATCCACCGTAAAGATGATGGCTCCTTCAGCATGGGAC TGGATCGTACTGCAGAGAAAGCTCCTCCGAAAACAGCCCCTTTGATTGACAGCAAGCTAAGCTCTGTCCCTGAGCTTCCTGTGGGCGTGCCCAGTGAACAGAAAGCCACTCAGACCAATCCCATGTCTCCTACCACCTACACCCCTTCCAATACAGAAAAG ATGCTAATTGACGAAAACGAGTGCTTGAAACTGGAGCTCTCCAGAGCCAAGATGGCGTTGGCAGAGGCCCAGATGGAGAAGGACTCCTTGCTGCACCACATGAAGAACCTGAAACTAGCGTCAGGAGGAGGCACCAGCTAG